One region of Exiguobacterium acetylicum genomic DNA includes:
- the paaB gene encoding 1,2-phenylacetyl-CoA epoxidase subunit PaaB, whose translation MNETFYHEFEVFSKRTPNAAFTHQFSLLAPNKEMALLMAQENFMRREPVVDIWVVKREDIRGLSPDEKQMLQRLDNKDYRTTKGYGYLKKKWRHYEQQMLDEKEIMSWQGGDSK comes from the coding sequence ATGAATGAGACGTTTTATCACGAATTCGAAGTCTTTAGCAAACGGACGCCGAACGCGGCGTTCACCCATCAATTCAGCTTGCTCGCTCCGAACAAGGAGATGGCACTGTTGATGGCGCAAGAAAACTTCATGCGCCGGGAACCGGTCGTCGACATCTGGGTCGTCAAACGGGAGGATATCCGTGGTTTATCACCCGATGAGAAGCAGATGTTACAACGTCTTGATAATAAGGACTACCGAACGACGAAAGGGTACGGCTACTTGAAGAAAAAATGGCGTCATTACGAGCAACAGATGCTCGATGAAAAAGAGATCATGTCGTGGCAAGGAGGCGATTCCAAATGA
- the paaC gene encoding 1,2-phenylacetyl-CoA epoxidase subunit PaaC: protein MMEQERTALASLLYQLADDDFFYAYRGSEWLGLAPHIEEDVASSSIAQDSMGHAAMYYQLLEELGEGNADALAHVRLAHERKNSILVERVNGPGYYMEKPEYDWAFAVVRNYCYTVAKKIRIDALKSSSYEPLATAAVKINMELYYHLLHWQTWFTQLYQSTKTARQKMDAALEKVLYDFGDMFDYGEHGQLIEEMRLIEGQGILLDRWYQTITPLLVELNVTLPEMQMTRNGRDGDHTEDLNDALATLGEVYLIDQTATW, encoded by the coding sequence ATGATGGAACAAGAACGGACGGCACTCGCTTCCTTACTCTATCAACTCGCGGATGATGATTTCTTTTACGCGTATCGTGGTTCGGAATGGCTCGGACTCGCACCGCATATCGAAGAGGACGTCGCTTCGTCGTCGATTGCGCAAGATTCGATGGGACACGCGGCGATGTATTACCAACTTCTCGAAGAACTTGGCGAAGGAAATGCTGATGCATTAGCTCATGTCCGACTGGCGCATGAACGAAAGAATTCGATTCTCGTCGAACGTGTCAACGGACCTGGCTACTACATGGAGAAGCCTGAATATGACTGGGCATTCGCCGTCGTACGGAACTATTGCTACACGGTCGCGAAAAAGATCCGAATTGATGCTTTGAAGTCGAGCAGTTATGAGCCACTCGCTACGGCTGCCGTCAAGATCAACATGGAGTTGTACTATCATTTGCTGCACTGGCAAACATGGTTCACCCAGCTTTATCAATCGACGAAGACGGCGCGGCAGAAGATGGATGCAGCCCTAGAAAAAGTCCTCTATGACTTCGGTGACATGTTCGATTATGGCGAACACGGTCAATTGATCGAAGAGATGCGGTTGATCGAAGGACAAGGCATTTTACTCGATCGTTGGTATCAGACGATCACACCGTTACTCGTCGAATTGAACGTGACGCTTCCGGAAATGCAGATGACGCGTAACGGGCGGGACGGCGATCACACGGAAGATTTGAATGACGCGCTTGCGACACTCGGAGAAGTCTACTTGATTGATCAGACCGCGACGTGGTGA
- the paaD gene encoding 1,2-phenylacetyl-CoA epoxidase subunit PaaD translates to MTTTLQDAIREALNGVKDPEIDSVSILDLGMVETMDAEATEHGYLVRVTLLPTFLGCPALEIIKKNTESALQVIPNVEQVDVQFRFDPPWTSDRITEQGMQGLKAFGIAPPRFEQGKWEIDCPYCGSTYVTMENLFGPTACRSILYCKSCKNPFEAMKPVSTLM, encoded by the coding sequence ATGACGACGACACTCCAGGATGCGATCCGGGAAGCCCTGAACGGGGTGAAGGATCCGGAAATTGATAGCGTCAGTATTTTAGATCTTGGCATGGTCGAGACGATGGACGCGGAAGCGACGGAGCATGGTTACCTGGTGCGCGTCACGCTTCTCCCGACGTTCCTCGGTTGCCCGGCGCTTGAAATCATTAAAAAAAACACCGAATCTGCCTTGCAGGTGATTCCAAATGTCGAACAGGTCGACGTCCAGTTCCGGTTTGATCCACCGTGGACATCGGACCGAATCACGGAACAAGGCATGCAAGGATTGAAGGCATTCGGTATCGCTCCTCCTCGGTTTGAGCAAGGGAAGTGGGAGATTGACTGTCCGTATTGTGGATCGACGTATGTGACGATGGAAAACTTATTCGGACCGACAGCATGTCGAAGTATTCTCTACTGTAAATCGTGTAAAAATCCATTCGAGGCGATGAAACCCGTCTCTACTCTCATGTGA
- a CDS encoding EthD family reductase gives MAKLIALYKHPENKEAFDQHYFEVHGPLTAKIPGLQEMNVTKIVGSPMGGDGKYYLMCEMVYESQEAMQAGMRSLEGKASGKDLMSFAGDLVTLMIGEDVHADTTVR, from the coding sequence ATGGCAAAATTAATCGCACTGTACAAACACCCAGAAAACAAGGAAGCATTCGATCAGCACTACTTTGAGGTCCATGGTCCATTGACAGCAAAAATTCCAGGACTGCAAGAGATGAATGTCACGAAAATCGTCGGCTCACCGATGGGCGGAGACGGAAAGTACTACTTGATGTGCGAGATGGTCTATGAAAGTCAGGAAGCGATGCAAGCAGGTATGCGTTCGCTCGAAGGAAAAGCATCCGGGAAAGACTTGATGAGCTTTGCGGGGGATCTCGTCACATTGATGATTGGTGAAGATGTCCATGCCGACACAACAGTACGTTAA
- a CDS encoding enoyl-CoA hydratase/isomerase family protein yields MPTQQYVKTEMLDRIGRIRLDRTARYNALNRTMVREIVEAMETFDRDERVTVIVLTGNGKSFSAGADIEEMLEATPISMELLDPFADWDRISRIKKPIIAGVHGFVLGGGFELALACDLIYADPETQFGFPEVGLGVMPGAGGTQRLTKCIGRTRALEWLFTGDRMKAEEAERLGIINRVTADVEATVLAMAERLSNQPSMALRLIKDASNKAVDLSLQDGMEHERRNFYLLFATADQTEGMQAFLEKRSPIFNQQEQE; encoded by the coding sequence ATGCCGACACAACAGTACGTTAAGACGGAAATGCTTGATCGGATCGGTCGGATTCGACTCGACCGAACGGCACGATACAATGCGCTGAACCGAACGATGGTCCGGGAAATCGTCGAGGCGATGGAGACGTTCGACCGAGACGAACGGGTGACGGTCATCGTCTTGACCGGAAACGGAAAATCGTTCTCAGCGGGCGCCGATATCGAGGAGATGCTCGAGGCGACACCGATCTCGATGGAACTCCTCGATCCGTTCGCGGACTGGGACCGGATCAGCCGAATCAAAAAGCCGATCATCGCAGGTGTCCACGGTTTTGTCCTTGGCGGCGGTTTTGAACTGGCACTCGCTTGTGATTTAATCTACGCCGATCCCGAGACACAGTTCGGATTCCCGGAAGTCGGACTCGGCGTCATGCCGGGAGCAGGGGGGACACAGCGCTTGACGAAATGCATCGGTCGAACGCGAGCGCTCGAGTGGCTCTTCACCGGCGACCGGATGAAGGCAGAGGAAGCGGAACGACTCGGTATCATCAACCGGGTGACGGCTGACGTCGAAGCGACGGTGCTGGCAATGGCAGAGCGGTTATCGAACCAACCGAGCATGGCGTTGCGGTTGATCAAGGACGCGTCAAACAAAGCCGTCGATTTATCGTTACAGGATGGGATGGAGCACGAACGCCGTAACTTCTATCTCTTGTTCGCGACAGCCGATCAAACAGAAGGCATGCAAGCATTTCTCGAAAAACGATCACCGATTTTCAATCAACAGGAACAGGAGTGA
- a CDS encoding aldehyde dehydrogenase family protein gives MSTVHEKTLEMKRSVYHLLINGEQVEGATGETFKTYNPATGEVIAEVAKASKEDADRAVQAARDAFDHGKWKMWPVGRRAQILNKIASIMRSRFNEIVELEILDTGKSLAAAQGQVTQAIEDFEFYAGAIVGHRGVVNNVPGQFHNYTEKEAVGVCAQIIPWNYPLMMAAWKVAPAIAVGCSVVVKPATLTPLTAIILGEICLEAGVPAGVVNVIPGSGREIGNHLVEHPHVDKVAFTGSTPVGKDIMGRASETLKRVTLELGGKSPNIVFEDADVTAAVDGSLFGIFYNSGQSCEARSRLYVHEEIYEAFMEQFVAKTKQLVLGNPFDKGTHVGAIIDQQQVDVIDGYVQSAKADGATIVTGGHATAPEGYEKGFWYAPTIITDVTHEMKAVNEEIFGPVVVVMPFKDEKEAIRLANDTSFGLGSAVWTKDGAKATRVANQIKAGIVMVNCPFSAFPGTPFGGYKQSGFGRELCIETLDLYTETKSILSYYGSRPLNPFGL, from the coding sequence ATGTCGACAGTACATGAAAAAACACTTGAAATGAAACGGTCCGTCTATCACTTGCTCATCAACGGCGAACAGGTCGAGGGCGCAACAGGCGAGACGTTCAAAACATATAATCCGGCAACAGGCGAAGTGATCGCGGAAGTCGCAAAAGCGTCGAAGGAAGACGCGGATCGTGCTGTTCAAGCGGCACGTGATGCGTTTGATCACGGAAAGTGGAAGATGTGGCCGGTCGGTCGTCGGGCGCAAATCTTGAATAAGATTGCGAGCATCATGCGTTCTCGCTTCAACGAAATCGTCGAACTGGAGATTCTCGATACAGGGAAATCACTAGCAGCGGCGCAAGGACAAGTCACGCAAGCGATTGAAGACTTTGAGTTCTATGCGGGTGCGATCGTCGGTCATCGTGGTGTCGTCAATAACGTACCGGGACAATTCCACAATTACACGGAAAAAGAAGCAGTCGGTGTCTGTGCGCAAATCATTCCGTGGAACTATCCGTTGATGATGGCAGCTTGGAAGGTCGCACCAGCAATCGCAGTCGGTTGTTCGGTCGTCGTCAAACCAGCGACATTGACACCGTTGACAGCGATCATTCTCGGTGAGATTTGTTTAGAGGCCGGCGTACCAGCAGGTGTCGTCAACGTCATCCCGGGATCCGGACGCGAGATCGGCAACCATCTCGTTGAGCATCCTCACGTCGATAAAGTCGCCTTCACGGGCTCGACGCCAGTCGGTAAAGACATCATGGGACGTGCGTCCGAGACGTTAAAACGAGTCACCCTCGAACTCGGTGGAAAATCACCGAACATCGTCTTTGAAGACGCGGATGTGACAGCAGCTGTTGATGGTTCATTGTTCGGAATTTTCTATAACAGTGGTCAATCGTGTGAAGCGCGCTCGCGCCTGTACGTCCACGAAGAGATCTACGAAGCGTTCATGGAACAGTTCGTCGCGAAGACAAAACAACTCGTCCTCGGTAATCCGTTTGATAAAGGGACACACGTTGGAGCGATCATCGATCAACAACAGGTCGACGTCATCGATGGATATGTCCAGTCGGCGAAAGCGGACGGCGCAACGATCGTCACAGGAGGTCACGCGACAGCACCAGAAGGATACGAAAAAGGCTTCTGGTACGCACCGACGATCATCACAGACGTCACGCACGAGATGAAAGCGGTCAATGAAGAAATCTTCGGACCGGTCGTCGTCGTCATGCCGTTCAAAGATGAAAAAGAAGCGATTCGTTTAGCGAACGATACATCATTTGGACTCGGCTCAGCCGTTTGGACGAAAGACGGCGCGAAAGCGACACGTGTCGCGAATCAAATCAAAGCCGGCATCGTCATGGTCAACTGTCCGTTCTCTGCCTTCCCGGGCACACCGTTTGGTGGCTACAAACAATCGGGCTTCGGTCGAGAACTCTGTATCGAGACGCTTGATCTGTACACGGAAACAAAAAGTATCTTGTCGTATTACGGCAGTCGTCCACTCAATCCGTTCGGACTATAA
- a CDS encoding 3-hydroxyacyl-CoA dehydrogenase, with product MVEQIVVVGSGVMGRGIAYVAAHRGFQVTLVDIKEEYVESAYRELERIAEKGITRGKMSANEVEGLFDRLHLSTDLAEAAQQADLVIEAVPEQLSIKQQVFETLEAHARPDCYFATNTSTMSPTEIASFTNRADRVMAMHFFNPVHLMPLIELVRGLETSDETVATLEQVARQMQKETVVIREFPGFVTSRISALVGNEAFYMLQEGLGTPEEIDKAIKLGLNYPMGPFELGDLVGLDTRLHNLKYLHEKLGEKYRPAPLLEQYVKAGRLGRKTGRGVYDYTNREVTS from the coding sequence ATGGTAGAACAAATCGTCGTCGTCGGATCCGGCGTCATGGGACGTGGCATCGCTTATGTTGCCGCACACCGCGGATTTCAGGTGACACTCGTTGATATTAAAGAAGAATATGTCGAAAGTGCCTATCGAGAACTCGAACGCATCGCAGAGAAAGGAATCACGCGAGGGAAGATGTCCGCGAATGAGGTCGAGGGACTGTTCGATCGGCTGCATCTGTCGACCGACCTAGCTGAGGCGGCACAACAAGCGGATCTCGTCATTGAAGCAGTACCGGAACAACTTAGCATCAAACAGCAAGTCTTTGAAACGCTAGAAGCACATGCACGTCCGGACTGTTATTTCGCGACGAACACGTCGACGATGAGTCCAACGGAAATTGCGTCCTTTACGAACCGGGCGGACCGGGTCATGGCGATGCATTTCTTCAATCCGGTCCATCTGATGCCACTGATCGAGCTCGTTCGTGGTCTTGAGACATCGGATGAGACGGTTGCAACTCTTGAACAGGTAGCGCGTCAGATGCAGAAGGAAACGGTCGTCATCCGCGAGTTTCCAGGGTTCGTGACTTCGCGGATCAGTGCGCTCGTCGGAAACGAAGCGTTCTACATGTTACAAGAAGGACTCGGGACACCAGAAGAGATCGATAAAGCGATCAAACTCGGCTTAAACTATCCGATGGGACCATTCGAACTCGGGGACTTGGTCGGACTCGATACCCGCCTCCACAACTTAAAGTATCTGCATGAGAAGCTCGGCGAAAAATACCGTCCAGCACCACTGCTCGAACAGTATGTCAAAGCCGGACGACTCGGACGTAAAACCGGTCGTGGCGTCTATGACTATACGAATCGCGAGGTGACATCATGA
- a CDS encoding acetyl-CoA C-acyltransferase has translation MKRVAIIDAVRTPIGRYNGALRQVRPDDLGARVIEALLERNPQVDPKTIEEVIFGNANQAGEDNRNVARMSGLLAGLPVEVAGTTINRLCGSGLDAVIAAARGIALGEGDIYIAGGTESMTRAPFVLAKPDQANPRGNQTMYDTTIGWRFVNDRLADQYGTDSMPETAENVARQYGISREAQDDFAFESQQRAKRAIEAEHFTDELVAVTQTDRKGNVSVFDRDEHPRPETTREKLATLRPLFPNGTVTAGNASGVNDGASALLLMSEEKANELGLTPLGYYRASATAGVEPAIMGIGPIDATEKVLRRAGLTVEQLDQIELNEAFAAQSLACIEALGLPSEKVNVNGGAIAFGHPLGASGARILTTLLHEMRRTNRTYGLATMCVGVGQGIALVVDREGLA, from the coding sequence ATGAAACGGGTCGCCATCATCGATGCCGTTCGGACACCGATCGGTCGCTATAACGGCGCCTTGCGTCAGGTTCGTCCAGATGACTTAGGAGCACGCGTCATCGAAGCGTTGCTTGAGCGTAATCCACAAGTCGATCCGAAGACGATCGAGGAAGTCATTTTTGGCAATGCGAATCAGGCGGGAGAAGACAATCGCAACGTCGCCCGGATGTCGGGATTACTAGCTGGTCTACCGGTCGAAGTCGCTGGTACGACGATCAATCGTTTATGTGGATCTGGACTGGACGCCGTCATCGCGGCAGCGCGTGGGATTGCCTTAGGTGAAGGTGATATCTATATCGCTGGTGGAACGGAAAGCATGACGCGTGCACCGTTCGTTCTCGCGAAGCCGGATCAAGCCAACCCACGTGGCAACCAGACGATGTACGATACGACGATTGGTTGGCGCTTCGTCAATGATCGTTTAGCAGATCAATACGGAACGGATTCGATGCCGGAAACAGCTGAGAACGTCGCCCGTCAGTACGGAATCTCGCGCGAAGCACAGGACGACTTTGCGTTCGAAAGCCAGCAACGCGCAAAACGAGCGATCGAGGCAGAGCACTTCACGGACGAACTGGTTGCGGTCACACAAACAGACCGGAAAGGTAACGTCAGCGTCTTCGACCGCGATGAACATCCTCGTCCTGAGACGACACGTGAGAAACTGGCGACACTTCGTCCGTTATTCCCAAATGGTACCGTGACGGCGGGGAATGCTTCAGGTGTCAACGACGGTGCGTCGGCGTTGTTATTGATGAGTGAAGAAAAAGCGAACGAACTCGGTTTGACGCCGCTCGGGTATTACCGGGCGAGTGCGACAGCAGGGGTCGAACCTGCCATCATGGGGATCGGACCGATCGACGCAACGGAAAAAGTCCTCCGACGGGCAGGGTTGACGGTCGAACAGCTCGATCAAATCGAGTTGAACGAAGCGTTTGCGGCTCAAAGTCTTGCCTGTATCGAAGCACTTGGTTTACCAAGCGAAAAAGTCAACGTCAACGGCGGTGCGATCGCCTTCGGTCATCCACTCGGTGCGAGTGGGGCCCGGATTTTGACGACATTATTGCATGAGATGCGCCGGACGAACCGGACGTATGGTCTCGCGACGATGTGTGTCGGAGTCGGACAGGGTATCGCACTTGTCGTCGATCGGGAGGGACTTGCATGA
- a CDS encoding enoyl-CoA hydratase-related protein translates to MIHLEREGYIVIVRIDRPERLNCLDYPTLVALQEQVDALSVDPEARVVLFTGTGKAFSAGADLKERVQLNEEEVRRNVLAIRNVFTSIAQLPQPTIAAVNGHALGGGFEWILACDFRFLVEDALVGLTETSFGIIPGAGGTQRLPRLIGETRAKELIFTAKKIDAMTAERYGLATAVVAREALMTTCLEFANQMLQNGPIALRQAKRAIDQGRDVSLEGGLQLETEAYEVVIPTADRQEALQAFAEKRPPRFEGR, encoded by the coding sequence ATGATTCACTTAGAACGAGAAGGATATATCGTAATCGTCCGGATTGATCGTCCAGAACGTTTGAACTGTCTCGATTATCCGACGCTTGTCGCTTTGCAAGAACAGGTCGATGCGTTATCGGTCGACCCGGAAGCGCGGGTGGTCCTGTTTACGGGAACGGGGAAAGCATTTAGTGCGGGTGCCGATTTAAAAGAACGCGTGCAGTTAAACGAAGAAGAAGTCCGGCGCAATGTCCTTGCGATCCGGAATGTCTTCACTTCGATCGCACAATTGCCGCAACCAACAATCGCAGCCGTCAACGGTCACGCGCTCGGCGGTGGGTTCGAGTGGATCCTTGCCTGTGATTTCCGTTTTCTCGTCGAGGATGCACTCGTCGGCTTGACGGAGACCAGCTTCGGAATCATTCCGGGAGCTGGTGGAACACAGCGCTTGCCACGACTGATTGGAGAGACGCGGGCAAAGGAATTGATCTTCACGGCGAAAAAAATCGATGCGATGACAGCAGAACGGTACGGACTCGCGACAGCCGTTGTTGCCCGGGAAGCGTTGATGACGACATGCCTTGAGTTTGCTAATCAGATGTTACAGAACGGACCAATCGCCTTGCGCCAAGCGAAGCGAGCGATTGATCAAGGGCGGGATGTTTCACTCGAAGGAGGACTACAGCTCGAAACAGAAGCTTATGAAGTCGTCATTCCGACGGCTGATCGTCAGGAAGCGCTACAAGCCTTCGCTGAAAAACGACCACCGCGCTTTGAAGGAAGATGA
- the paaX gene encoding phenylacetic acid degradation operon negative regulatory protein PaaX — protein MSANTQSMIFTIYGDYIRHYGNQIWVGSLIRLVKEFGHNEQAVRVAVSRMVKQGWLVSEKQGNKSFYSLTPRGVERMEEAARRIYRSTPHDWDGKWRTLMYTIPEDKRQIRDELRKELTWSGFGNLSNGVWISPNPLEKEAERLIASYEIEEYVDFFVGEYHGPKQDQSLVERAFPLEELQERYETFITDYSRQYIVHQSQLQLGEMTDEQCFVERTMLVHEYRKFLFTDPGLPQELLPDAWSGHHAALLFEQYYRLLAQPASRFFESIFEETHDVSQRSASYDAAEHPLFAER, from the coding sequence ATGAGTGCGAACACCCAATCGATGATCTTTACGATTTACGGCGATTACATTCGCCATTACGGCAATCAAATCTGGGTCGGGAGTTTAATTCGACTCGTCAAAGAGTTCGGACATAACGAACAAGCCGTTCGGGTTGCTGTGTCCCGAATGGTTAAACAAGGCTGGCTCGTCTCCGAGAAACAAGGAAATAAAAGCTTCTATTCATTGACACCACGTGGGGTGGAACGGATGGAGGAGGCCGCACGCCGGATCTACAGATCAACACCGCACGACTGGGACGGGAAGTGGCGGACGCTGATGTACACGATTCCGGAGGATAAACGCCAGATTCGCGATGAGCTCCGCAAAGAACTGACGTGGAGTGGGTTTGGCAACTTATCGAACGGGGTTTGGATTTCACCGAACCCGCTTGAAAAAGAGGCGGAACGATTGATCGCGTCGTATGAGATCGAAGAGTATGTCGATTTCTTCGTCGGTGAATACCACGGTCCGAAGCAGGATCAATCCCTCGTCGAGCGTGCGTTTCCGCTGGAGGAATTGCAGGAGCGTTACGAGACGTTCATCACGGATTACAGCCGGCAATACATCGTCCATCAAAGTCAGCTCCAACTCGGAGAAATGACGGATGAACAGTGTTTCGTCGAACGGACGATGCTCGTACATGAATACCGGAAGTTTCTATTCACGGATCCCGGATTACCGCAAGAACTGCTACCAGATGCTTGGAGCGGACATCACGCGGCGCTCTTGTTCGAACAATATTACCGATTGCTCGCACAACCAGCGAGTCGGTTCTTCGAATCGATCTTTGAAGAGACGCACGATGTGTCGCAACGCAGTGCCTCGTACGACGCGGCGGAACATCCGCTGTTTGCGGAACGGTGA
- a CDS encoding gamma carbonic anhydrase family protein — MKIPYQSIHPNVASDVFIAPGAYLIGDVTIGSESTVWFNAVLRGDEGPITIGKRCSIQDNATIHLYEGAPVVIEDEVTVGHNAILHGCKIGRRSIVGMGATVLDHADIGEECIIGANTLIPSGKVFPPRSLIIGSPGKVVRELTEADLAMIQESIDSYVDKGYAFRNILAESAEQNTSE, encoded by the coding sequence ATGAAGATTCCGTATCAATCGATTCATCCGAACGTCGCCTCCGATGTATTCATCGCTCCTGGCGCTTATCTGATTGGAGACGTCACGATCGGTTCCGAGTCTACCGTCTGGTTCAACGCTGTCTTACGCGGTGACGAAGGACCGATTACGATTGGGAAACGATGCAGTATCCAAGACAACGCGACGATTCATCTCTATGAAGGGGCACCCGTCGTCATTGAAGATGAAGTAACGGTCGGACATAACGCGATTTTACACGGTTGCAAAATCGGACGTCGTTCGATCGTCGGAATGGGTGCGACCGTTCTTGATCATGCAGACATCGGTGAAGAATGCATCATCGGGGCGAATACGCTAATTCCATCGGGAAAAGTTTTCCCACCCCGTTCGCTGATCATCGGCTCACCCGGTAAAGTCGTGCGTGAACTCACAGAAGCGGATCTTGCGATGATTCAGGAGTCGATTGATTCTTATGTCGATAAAGGATATGCCTTCCGAAACATTCTCGCAGAATCTGCTGAACAGAACACATCTGAATGA
- a CDS encoding NAD(P)H-dependent flavin oxidoreductase, which yields MFPICELFKIRYPLIQGGMGNISHAALTAAVSNAGGLGTLGCGTLSVDEVASRIHETRMLTDQPFALNIAIRVSPYTEELIDLAIAEKIPFVSLSAGNPAPYIARLQAAGIKTIAVVASVKQALKAEQAGADVLVAEGVEAAGINSPLELTTLTLIPQLVDRVNIPVLAAGGIGDGRGLAAVLLLGAAGAQLGTRLIATEEAKVHSAYKAHLMDATDTDTRIIGRSVGFVRRVLDGPYVERLTAETPAAFLDQTNESYHITGALEGDEEKGYVNAGLVAGLIHDVPTVAELFTRMMAEAEEQLKQTTTRFTT from the coding sequence ATGTTTCCGATTTGTGAGCTCTTTAAAATTCGATATCCTTTGATCCAAGGAGGAATGGGTAACATTAGTCATGCGGCGCTGACGGCAGCGGTTTCGAATGCCGGGGGACTCGGAACGCTCGGGTGCGGGACATTGTCGGTCGATGAAGTGGCGTCGCGGATTCACGAGACACGAATGCTGACGGATCAACCATTTGCTTTGAACATCGCGATTCGGGTGTCTCCTTATACGGAAGAACTGATTGATCTCGCGATCGCAGAAAAGATTCCGTTCGTCTCCTTATCGGCAGGAAATCCAGCACCGTACATAGCGCGACTTCAAGCTGCCGGCATCAAAACGATCGCGGTTGTCGCCTCGGTCAAACAGGCGTTAAAGGCAGAACAGGCAGGGGCAGATGTACTCGTAGCGGAGGGAGTTGAAGCAGCTGGCATCAATTCACCGCTCGAGTTGACGACGCTAACCTTGATTCCGCAACTCGTCGATCGGGTCAATATTCCGGTCCTGGCAGCGGGTGGGATCGGTGACGGTCGTGGACTAGCAGCTGTTCTGTTACTTGGTGCGGCTGGTGCACAGCTCGGAACACGATTGATCGCGACGGAAGAGGCGAAGGTTCATTCGGCATACAAGGCGCACTTAATGGATGCGACCGATACCGATACACGCATCATCGGACGTTCCGTCGGATTCGTCCGACGTGTCCTTGATGGCCCTTACGTCGAACGACTCACAGCAGAGACACCTGCTGCTTTTCTCGATCAGACGAATGAGTCGTATCATATTACGGGCGCTCTTGAGGGCGATGAGGAGAAAGGGTATGTCAACGCTGGACTGGTTGCGGGATTGATTCATGACGTGCCGACGGTTGCAGAGTTGTTTACGCGTATGATGGCGGAAGCAGAGGAACAGCTGAAACAAACGACGACTCGTTTTACGACATGA
- a CDS encoding DMT family transporter: protein MQGVVFALMSGLFIALQGIFNARLATGVGPWLSVLIVHFVGLIGCLVIYSFVRDRKIGGFRQLPWIYASGGLIGVLVVVTELTAIQKLGMTWAMCLLLVAQILCAFVIDLKGWFGVLKKQGNRGQWVGVGLMLAGVAIFSLA from the coding sequence GTGCAAGGAGTCGTGTTTGCTTTGATGAGCGGTCTGTTCATCGCCCTGCAAGGCATATTCAATGCGCGCCTTGCGACAGGCGTCGGACCGTGGTTGTCCGTATTGATCGTCCACTTTGTGGGTTTGATTGGTTGTTTAGTCATTTACAGTTTCGTACGAGACCGGAAAATCGGTGGCTTCCGTCAGTTACCGTGGATTTATGCGAGCGGCGGTTTGATTGGCGTGCTAGTCGTCGTAACGGAACTGACAGCAATCCAAAAACTCGGGATGACATGGGCGATGTGTTTATTACTCGTCGCACAGATTTTATGTGCGTTTGTGATTGATTTAAAGGGATGGTTCGGTGTCTTAAAAAAACAAGGAAATCGTGGTCAGTGGGTTGGTGTGGGTCTCATGCTTGCAGGAGTTGCGATTTTCTCACTTGCCTAA